DNA from Rhinatrema bivittatum chromosome 1, aRhiBiv1.1, whole genome shotgun sequence:
TTATGAAGCTCCAGAATCTTCAGTTGACCTTAGAACTGGTGGTGGCGGACGTGATCCATTTTGCCACTCGTCAAGACTCCCTGACCCAGTTTAGCGCCCTACCACCATCCCCAGCGGCCTCAGTGTCGGCTTCCGATACCAGTCAGGTGGTCATTCCTTTGCTGGCACCGCCTCGTTACTCGGGATACCCAAGTGGTGTCAGGGATTTTTAAATCAATGCCACATGCATTTTACTCTTCAGTCAGCGCTTTTTCCAAATGACTTGGTCAAGATGACCTTTATTCTATCCCtttttggatggcaaggccctggcctgggccttcCCTTTGTGGGAGCGCTCCAACCCCTTGCTTTCAAATCTCCCACAGTTTGTGTCGGCCATGCTCCACttcttccacagagatgaattaacggtccttgtttcccagactctgaaaacTCTGGatattccaggcacggaccctatggcggaaaCAAAGAataaccccatcttggtgtcccttcgtaaagcctaATGCTacttccaatgatggaagccatccatgaactgattgacctggagtgggatgccctggagaccagctttaaaggaggtctggccttggaagccttataccctctggaaccGGCTACCAAGGAACGCctgtgttttcccaaagtggacaccatggtctgtACTGTCTCAAAGAGAACAATCATTcccattgaaggatactcaggatagacgattggaatccattcTTATGCAGGCCTTCagtgcaacagcaatgacactgcagattgcttcctgctgcgcactagttgcacgttcctgcttgctcctcgagagagaggcaaataactccagaATGTATACCGGTGAGACAATGGaaactgcagcagccttcctgacggaagcaagctcagatctggtgtgtacttcagccagaggggtatCCTCGGtagtagcagccagaagacaactatggctgcggaattggtctgctgacgcgaCCTCTAAAGCGactctcacaagaatgccctttaaaggatctctcttattcggaagcgaattggagaagttagccagcaagtggggcgaatctccactACCGGAAGATGGGTAAAAGATCccagtgcccctcccccagaagaaccagggCAGAGGCTTGCAACGCTTTAGAGCCTACAGGAACTCGAGGTTCCAGGCACCTCATCCCTCCAGAAGATCTCAGCCCTTTCTGAACCGACAGACCAAAAGAGGAACAGGtccgggggcaggctccagccatgctccccaatgagaatgggccgacccatccacaggaagaggaaatatgGGGTCGACTttcctattctaccaaagatgggtcgagatcacgtcagacaaatgggtactaaacatcattcgagaaggttactctctggagttccgcagcatccctcgggacaaatttatgatgtcaccctacTACTCCCACagcaagagactggcagtagaagccactctgacaagactactcagtctgaaagCAATTTCTCCGGTTCctacgccccaacaaaatatggggcgctattccatctattttatcgttcccaggaaggaaggatcattccaacccatcttggatctcaagaacgtcaaccatcatctgcggattctacacttccgcatggagactctttgttccgtaataatggcagtacaaccaggagagttcctaacctccttggaactctccgaagcctaccttcacattccagtccatcaagatcaccagcgttttctgcgctttgtgatactgggtcaccattaccagttccgagcactacccttcggactagcaaCCACACCCAgtacattctccaaaattatggtggtcgtgacGGCAACACTGacgaaggaagggatcttggtacacctttacctggacgactggctgatcaggacaAGGTATTCGGAGAAGAGTCGacaggcgaccaacagagtcaagaacctactgcaggaacttggttgggtcgtgcacacaggcaagagcagtctgcagccctctcagtctctagagtacctgggggcccctttcgacaccaaacagaagaaagtcttcctccctcccccgaggagaaggaagctgatggaacaattacaacgattgatgaccaatgcacgccccaaggtatgggactatcttcaattcctcggcctcatggcagcAACCATGGAGGTCATGGgaaagggcccacatgcgaccgtTCCAGCGCTCTttactgtcacgctggaacccactATCCAAatactactcaattcgcctcaaACTATCAGCAGAGATACGTTCTCAGCTTCAGGGGTGGCTACAagagaccacctaagcagaggagtaagcctatccccaccaaactggattTTGCTcacccactgtcaggaactgatggcccagggacaatggagcaaggaagaggcgggatggaacataaaccgcctggaagctcgagcagtcagactagcgtgcctgcgatttggtcacagactctgagacaaagTGGttcgagtaatgtcagacaacgctacaacggttgcctacatcaaccgccagggaggaaccaggagtcagcaagtatctctggagatagatCCTCTTATGGCAtaggcggagataaacctacaagggatctcggcctcccacatcacaggaaaagacaacgtctcagaaGACTTCCTCAGCaaagagagcctggacccaggggaatggacgctgtcgaccacagccttccaactgatagtaagtcactggggcctcccagccatggacctactggccacctatctcagtgcccaagtccccagattcttcagccgcagacgagagccacactcccaagggatcaacACTCTCGTTCTGACCTGGCCGGAGGAATACCTACTgtactccttcctccccccccccccccccccatggccactactgggcaaggtcatccgcaagatagaacaccacaggggactagtcctactagtggccctggattggcctagacgcccatggtacgcagacatgcaaagactccttgcggggagccctctgtgcctacctcaaCACAGGGATCTTCTCCAGCAAGGCCCGATTCTTCCCAAAGATCCATCTCTATTCTCTCTTGCggggactcgcctgaagaagcgtggTTACTCGAAAcctgtgattgacaccctgcgccgagcgcgcaagttctcaacatccctggcatacatacggatctggagaatattcgaagcctggtgcgagaacCGCAAGATACTCCCATGgacggccaagatccccatgattctggagtttctacaggatggtatgaagaaggggttgtcactcaaggTCCAAGTAACCGCCCTCTcttgcttcagagccgaagtgaacgGTATCTGTCGATCAGCTCATCCGGATTTGACCCGTTTCCTAAAAAGGGGTTAAGCATCTTCGACGTCCCCTAAAATGGCCGGtgccctatggaacctcaatctggtattagatttcctagcgggggcttccttcagaccaacgcgtagtctgtcactacgcctcataacattgaagacggtattcctggtggcaatatgttcagcttgtcgcatctccgaactacaagcactatcctgtcgggaaccgttccttaggttcaccccTGGAACCATAgtctgctggatcaaggaagtaatcaaggcagcctacatagaggcaggaaaacctttaccactgcaggttaaggctcattttACTAGGacccaggcagtatcttgggcagaaaccaaactgctatcacccgccgagatctgtcgggcggcaccgtggtcctccctacacaccttcttcaggttctaccgcctggatattcaggcccgagaagacgcagccttcgcaagggcagtactaagagggccacgggcagcctcccgccctgtccgggagtagcttttgtacatccactggtcctgaatccatctggctacatgctaggaaatggagaaattacttacctgataatttcgttttccttagtgtagacagatggactcagcatctctCCCACGGCTGCTCCAGAGAAGGAGGACCCTGGAAAACGAACCTCAAGACTaaacaaatacgggtaagccgttgcctacccctagttcaagacacccgcaGTTTAGTCTGGTGTCGGCATTAATttagttgagtgcactggcggtttCCAGTTTTGAAACCAGTTAAGTCAGTTTAATCAAGTtgtttatgcaaatatatatatccacaatggcttttctaGAGGATACTGAGGAGTTGAGGTCACtgtaggggtatatctagggtgacgtccgctttgaaatctgactccgtctcccatctgttagcagaggaacacataacccactggtcctgagtccatctgtctacactaaggaaaatgaaattatcaggtaagtaatttctccaatgtatCTGAAATAATTTGATTGTAAAATTTAGTTAAGTCCAGAAAGGCTAAAATTATTACTATTTAGGTGGTTCAACCACTATACAAATGATTCTTTCTAAACTGCTCTGTTCAAAACttatggccagattttaaatccccCGCACGCGTAAAATCAGGcctttacacgtgtggccggaccttgcacgcgccgagcctattttcataAAGGCCGGTACGCCCATAAATGCCAGCCTTCCTACAAGGGGTGGGCCCAGGGACGTGTTCTGggcagggggcgggccgggacagtggcATTGACCTCACATGCCGGCAACTTCAGATCGGGTCCTGAAGTAAgttggggaggggaaaaaaataaaaaaaaggtaggaattaggggctggggaagggaggttatggtaggggttagggaagttccctcccagtctgctccttaattggacacgtgcgcacgcaccttttaaaatctaccagttaGGTGCTAACTGGGCTGGAAAACCCTGGAAGCCAGATCACCTGACTTTCTaaaattctgaaaacccaaaataaaaataatggaaaagcaaaaaacatatttaaaaactaatctaaaaatagaaaaaaagagcaaaataaataaaCGTCAAAATAATAAGCACGTTAGCAACaacacaaaagtaaaaaaaaaaaaagtgagaaagctAAAGAACATTTTTAGCCCCTAAAAACTTTTGATTCGCATTTAAGttatagttttttttaatgtatttctactccaggtgttaaaaaaaaatgttatttttattattagtaCTGAAATACCATACTATGTTATTTTGTTACTTTACTACCTTTTTGGAAATATCTGTGTAAAATTGGGATCTTTAGGTAGGGTGTAGGTATATGTTGTATGCCTTCCAGTTCCCATATGCTCTGTTTAGCAATTTaaaccctagggatgtgcagagggacgccatacgttgcattcgggattcggattcgtcgggggcagatacgttgcattcggctgtatggcgccccgatacgttaataTGTTGATCCCTAttcgtttccccactaaaattaaattaagtacaaccccccaccctcctgacccccccccccccaaagacttgccaaaagtccctggtggtccagcgggggtccgggagctatctcctgcacttgggccgtcggctgccagtaatcaaaatggcgctgatagcctttgcccttactatgtcacaggggctaccggtgccattggtcagcccctgtcacatggccatcggcgccatcttgtgctcctaccatgtgacaggggctgaccaatggcaccggtagcccctgtgacatagtacggtcaaaggctatcggcaccattttgaataccggcagccgagggcgtgagtgcaggggatggctcccggaccccccgttggaccaccagagagttttggtaagttttgggggggggggatcaggagggtggggggtttgtttaaattggctcctaggcagccgaataatttggcgaagatttgttgtattcgtggggaatcgtgataagtttcgcttccccacaaatacaacaaatagggcccTTTATGTTgcagattcccaattcgtagggaacgaatgcacacccctattaaaccCTCAATATACGATTGACATCTTAAAGCACTTGCGATCACTTGTAATGACCTAGATTTGTTCTGAACTATTCTGATTTGTCATACCTGTTAACCTTGCTGTCCTTTTTGTGCAGGAACACCAGGTGTAGGAAAGACCACACTGGGAAAAGAGCTTGCAGAAAGAACAGGGCTGACCTACATCAACGTGGGTGATTTGGCAAAAGATGGTAGGCATTTTCTGTGCTGTAGCACTAGAGAACAGGAATGAGGTTCTTTGGGTATATCTATATACACAAaagtgctctctgcttccacgacacgggttaagggaaattggattcaaacagcatccgagggccctgacttttacggtctgggaaactgataagtatgggggtaacctgcacagtgcaacaGATATTGGCATAagcataagcttgttgggcagactgagtggatcatttggtctttttctgctgtcatttctatgtttctgtgtatgtatatatttatttattacccacctttttgaatgCAAAATTAATCCATCAATGTTTACAGCAAATTAGAATAGTAGCATATAACCAATGGTTAATTGCAGCTTTACAATAAGAAACAGTGCATCACAGATtaaaataaaagtgcaaaatCCATTTATATTATTGGcaaataaaaagattttatttaagGGAGGGGGCCACATAAACAATTCCAACTCTCAGCTGTGATTCCAGTAGTGGGTCCTAGAGGctgaaacataaaaaataaaattaaacacaaaataCTACCATTTTAAGTTATGCAAGCAAAATCAGTGTGTGTACATTTACATAATACTGACTCTCTGTCTCTAAAGGAGATAGAAATGCATGGCGTTGTAGTAAAATATGTATTAGCatagaaaagcaagaaaaattaTAACCAGAAACCCCATCCTTTCTCAAAGTTCCCAGTTCAAGTAAATTGAAAATGAGTTTCCCAAAATCCCACATCGAAATTCTGGCTAGAATATTAGCGTGATTGCCGAATAATTTCAATGAGTTTCTCTGCAGTCCAGTTCCAGGATGGTTGGAGAATCTGTTATGATTTCCCAGTGCTCCACATGGATTCTGCAGTGCTGTAAGTTATATAGACACTGCCTCTATGGTTCAGCAGCAGTCCTGTGTTCCGATTTCTTGACTTTTGCTTCTGTTCCTGGGTCTGAATGGGGCTGGGAGTACTGCTGAGATTTACCAGGAATAGAGAGATATATTTACTCCTTTCTTCAGGCCAgtatggaaacatttttttacattttttactcgAGCGTCTGTAGGATAATCGTACTAATGTAATGGGTATAATGGGAAGCATGAGACTAGTTTCACTGCCCTGTGATTTTGCTTTTGTGGGAAGTTTCACTTTATCCTGTATGGATACTAGAAAAGAGGGCTTGTGTTAAGATTGACTGACTGCAGGCTGCTTGGTTCAGATTCTTGCCTGCTCACCCATGAATGTACAGCAATAAAGTAAAGTGCTACATGTTCTCAAAAGAGTGGAATTaactattaaaaaatgtatttctggatATTTATAtgttaaatggaaaaaaatcagttcttCAGGGTTATATTAAATAAGATCATTTCCCTTTTCCTATTTCTTGCCTAGAAAAGGACTAATTGGTGTTCTTCTGGATGTGATCATCTTGTACATTAACCTATACTTCTAAAGATATgcacaaaaaaggaaaatgtcggtctggctcagtggcagtgctgtgcacagCCATTCAGCGGGACATGGGTGCGATTCTTGGATCAAATCTTCCACTTCCAGGGCCGCCTGGGGTTGGGGGATGCCGTGGAGGCTGCATTCACAAGGCTTCTAGGccctgggaaggggagggaatcgCAGTCATCATACAACAGTAACGCCTAGTTGCTGTATTCAGGGCTGATAATTGCAGGATTCCCTAATGCATGGCCCCCTGCTGAGGACTGTTGCTGTGATGACTggcaggtctatccagtaaagtgcggccgcgtttaccccgctcctaacccgcgttctactcacttgcCGGCCacattagcccttcctgcgatccacaaccccctttaacctacccttaccgcgtcctaaaatccccgggcaaccccttccgcacgcggcatgtatattgcatgcaaacgagcgaattagctattccctagcatccagtaacccgcgcccgactatcgctattttaccctgccgttttgccgcgcgtttaacctgctaacttaccacctacccttacccctgcattagaggcaggggtaagggtaggcggcaagctttcctcCATCCCCCGCTCACcagccctggccgcgtccatggatgctggtctccggggcagccccagtcctctcccctcctcccgaagcaaaaaaaaagtgaaaaaaaaaattgcaagagagagaggggagaggacgggcaatcctacgctcggcgactaacttttgcagctcccctccggacatcgtggcttcccccgtgccagtcccctctcccctcctcccgaagcagggtgtgaaaagcagccttgctccgggaagagggaagaagggactggcagtgtgaagcggcgaagcgacttactttttgcagcccctccggacatcggacgacctctcctgcctccagctgctcgcgaagatggacgcctgcacggccgctgaagacgtgacgtcacgacgtttggcgtcacggcatgtgacgccaaacgtcatgacgtcacatgccgagacgccaaacgtcgtgacgtcacatgccgtgacgccaaacgtcgtgacgtcacgtcttcagcggccgtgcaggcgtccatcttcgcgagcagctggaggcaggagaggtcgtccgatgttcggaggggctgcaaaaagtaagtcgcttcgcctcttcgtcgctttacactgccagtcccttcttccctcctcccggagcaaggctgcttttcacaccctgcttcgggaggagggaagaagggactggcagtgtaaagcgacctctcctggcaatcccgacttcctggtatctgtcatttcaaatgacatttgaaatgacagataccagcgtggccgtgaagcgttaggccggcgcacccaggatactgtataggcgctctatccagtaaaatgggttgcgcgggcctaacgcttccggacgcttcttagacgcagcttgcatttgcaagctatttacatacaggatcgagcggtaggtgagctgcactgtgtgtgcggcaaccgcgggtgcgccgggtactaacgcagctcttcctaccgctcgttactggatagacctgtgggCTAGGTGAGCTGGGAGAAGATATAAAGtggtgctttggggggggggggggggggggggagaggtggaaatccctgggtagttgcacatgaaggctcatggtgctggatCCCAACCCTGGTTCCAAATAAGCTGGAGATCGAAAGGGGCAGGAGAAACCTTTTTAATTTTTGCACCTGGCAGTCATTTACCTTGTAATttggaatcataagaacatagaaatgctgtgctggatcagaccaaggtccattgaggcCAGCATCCTGACTCTCATCCCACAGGCCGTAATGTAGGGACCAAGAATTCTCTTATCACATGCCAGGTCCTAAAGTACAGCAAAAAATTAGcacttattttattaattttccccaTTTATATTACTACAACTTTAACATAGTACCAAGATCATGCATTAAGAAATTTCATGTGATACAAATGTGAAAAAACAGTAGCTTGGTTCTTTACTACTTTCCACTGTTTGAaggttattttgctttttttggtgggggggggggattactgGGGGGAGGAGGTGCAGGTAAGGGCATATCAACTTAAATGCATTTGCAATGTCTATTTAATACCATTGAACATATGATGGGAGATATTTTCAGGAAAGCAAAGCTATGTACCCAGTCATTCACCAGGTGGCAGTGTTCTACCACACTGGGTATAGTTCAGCAAAGCTACCTGGAATTCAGTACTCAAGCTGTTTCAGGGATCAAATGTCCAtggtgaaaaatatatatttcagaaGTTTCACAGCCCTTATGGCCTCCCACAGTCAGAAGTATACAAAAAATTAAACATAACAGTAAATCTCTGAGGGGCAGCGATGGATATTGCCAGAGgcacacaaatatattttttgtaacatGAATAAACATGACACCGCTCTGTTTCTATAGATTGGCAGCCACTTCCACAGCTCATgagtttatttatattctgcttttcagcacttcaaagtggattacattcaattactgtatatattttcctatccccagagggattaCAAATCTACtagaggcaaaggagggtaaagtgacttgcccaaatcccagcagtgggatttgaatgctggtttctctagttcataacccactgctcttaccactaggctactcttccacttctGCCTCTTTAAATAATAAAGTGGTACTTTATTATTGATACAGCATGCTCCCAGAGCAGGGATTACTAAGGCTTGAGTGTGGCAACTTTAGGGGTGAAGGGTCATGGAGAAAACCAAAATGTGTTGCAGTAGATTTTAGTGTTTACTGAAACCTTATCTACTTCATTTCCTGTCACTTGAGGAAACATTTTAATGTGGTTTTATTTCACCAGGTGACTTGTATGAAGGTTATGATGAGGAATATGACTGTCCAATTTTGGATGAAGACCGGGTGAGTCCTGTTTTAAATAAAGTAAGAGGCAAACTAAGACCCAGAGTGAGCATTAAAGTGTGGCTATACCCTTGTCTTAAAATAAGGCtggaggattttatttttttggctccAATTTAAGGAAAACAAATACTGTTTTCTAAAGTTGGTATGCTCCCACACTTCCTCTGTTTATATGTAGGGGTGGGACTGACTTGTGGAGCCAAGTCAGCTTATGGTATTCTGGGTAGATTTTTTGCGTGAGCTCCCATGGACAAGCAAGGTTGGACAGTGTTGGAGAAGCAGGAGCatggtaaaattttaaaaaagtattaaagtaggactgattaaaaaaaaaaaaaaaaaagcaagctctTGGGCCCCTTTCTCCTCTTAATAGGTTCCAAGGAGAGGAGAGCTTTTAGGAAAGAGCTTTGCTTTAAGTGGGGCCAATTTTCAAGacttatttaaagaaaaaaaaatgtcttcatttTCCCCAAGTAGCAGATGTTTGTCCCAAAATCTTGAAAGAAAAATAGGTGCACAGGTCATACTGGTATTTGTGAGATGTAAGCTGAGAATGGTTCCATGGTAGGGGCAGACAGACAGTTGTTTGTTGCCAGCACTTCCTTTCTCCTCCAACCTGTGTCACTGGCTCCCTCGCGGAGGCAGGGAGGGTGATTTACAGCAGCCATTCTGCCAAGAGCCCTGTCAGTTTTAAGGTCCAGAGTTTTATTTGTTTGTAACACTGGGTGCAGCTTCGTGCTTTCAGTGGATCCTGTGGAGCGTGCATCCCATTGGCCTCAGTTTATCCTGTTCTGGGGATTTTCCAAATTCAACAGAGCAAGTATCAGACCTGTAATAGggctcattaaataaataaaaagctaaacttaaaaatgaaaagtGGATCTAATCCTTGATAATGCTGCCCCTGAGTGCTGCTCCCTCTTGACATCCTTCCTCTATTTAGATGAGCAGTCCTTTAAGGGGAATGCCGCTGATTATCCGGTGCTTATTCTTCTGGATCTCTAGGTAGTCGATGAACTGGAGGACAAGATGAGCGAGGGTGGCATCATCCTGGATTACCATGGCTGCGACTTCTTCCCAGAGCGATGGTTTCACATCGTCTTTGTCCTGCGCACCGACAATTCCTTCCTGTATGACAGACTGGAAAGCAGGTGAGGCCCCGTGCAGCAGCCTGAGCGGTGTGGAAGTGCTGAATGTTGTAGTGCCCAATTGTGGACGTGTTCTGGGTGCATAGTCTGGCTGGAGTGCAGATGCAATGATGTAACCGGTTTAATGTAGTCCGTGGCAGGTACTCACCGGTCGGTAAGGCTCTGGTAGGAAGTTTTTGCTTCTCTTATTGACGCGTTC
Protein-coding regions in this window:
- the AK6 gene encoding adenylate kinase isoenzyme 6, whose protein sequence is MLKKPNLLLTGTPGVGKTTLGKELAERTGLTYINVGDLAKDGDLYEGYDEEYDCPILDEDRVVDELEDKMSEGGIILDYHGCDFFPERWFHIVFVLRTDNSFLYDRLESRGYRGKKLQDNIQCEIFQTIYEEAAESYRQEIVHQLPSNTPEDLESNIDQISQWIQQWMNNSN